A section of the Microbacterium forte genome encodes:
- the mnmA gene encoding tRNA 2-thiouridine(34) synthase MnmA, which translates to MRILAAMSGGVDSAVAAARAVEAGHDVVGVHLALSRAGGTLRTGSRGCCTIEDALDARRAADLLGIPFYVWDFSERFREDVIADFVSEYQAGRTPNPCMRCNEKIKFAALLDRAIELGFDAVCTGHYATLIPTDAGLELHRAADNAKDQSYVLGVLTADQLAHTYFPLGTTPSKAVVRAEAEARGLSVAQKPDSHDICFIPDGDTRGWLAEKVGTATGEVVDRSGAVVGSHEGAHAFTVGQRRGLKLGVPAADGKPRFVLEVRPVSNTVVVGPKEALATREISGGRFSWAGAAPEDAEFSCDVQIRAHSEPEPARAFVSADEVRVVPDRPLDGVAPGQTAVLYVGTRVLGQFTIDRTVSAVPVDA; encoded by the coding sequence ATGAGGATTCTTGCGGCCATGAGTGGCGGAGTGGACTCCGCAGTCGCGGCCGCGAGGGCCGTGGAGGCGGGGCACGACGTCGTTGGAGTGCATCTCGCGCTCTCCCGGGCGGGCGGCACCCTGCGCACCGGGAGCCGGGGCTGCTGCACCATCGAGGACGCTCTCGACGCCAGACGCGCAGCAGATCTCCTCGGCATCCCCTTCTACGTCTGGGACTTCTCCGAGCGGTTCCGCGAAGACGTGATCGCCGACTTCGTGTCGGAGTACCAGGCGGGGCGCACTCCCAATCCGTGCATGCGATGCAACGAGAAGATCAAGTTCGCCGCCCTGCTCGATCGAGCGATCGAGCTCGGCTTCGATGCCGTCTGCACGGGACACTATGCGACGCTGATCCCCACGGATGCCGGCCTCGAGCTGCACAGGGCTGCGGACAACGCGAAGGATCAGTCCTACGTGCTGGGTGTGCTGACGGCCGACCAGCTCGCGCACACCTATTTCCCGCTCGGAACCACGCCGTCCAAGGCCGTCGTGCGTGCGGAAGCCGAAGCGCGCGGTCTGAGCGTGGCGCAGAAGCCCGACAGCCACGACATCTGCTTCATCCCTGACGGCGACACCCGTGGCTGGCTCGCCGAGAAGGTGGGCACGGCGACAGGCGAGGTCGTCGACCGCAGCGGAGCCGTCGTCGGGTCCCACGAGGGTGCGCACGCGTTCACGGTCGGCCAGCGCCGCGGGCTCAAGCTCGGGGTTCCCGCCGCCGACGGCAAGCCCCGATTCGTGCTCGAGGTGCGCCCGGTCTCGAACACCGTGGTCGTCGGGCCGAAGGAGGCGCTCGCGACGCGCGAGATCTCCGGCGGTCGGTTCAGCTGGGCAGGTGCAGCCCCCGAAGACGCGGAGTTCAGCTGTGACGTGCAGATCCGCGCTCATTCGGAACCGGAACCTGCGAGGGCTTTCGTCTCGGCGGATGAAGTGAGAGTGGTGCCGGATCGCCCCCTCGACGGCGTCGCCCCCGGACAGACTGCTGTGCTGTACGTGGGAACGAGAGTGCTCGGCCAGTTCACGATCGATCGCACGGTGTCGGCCGTGCCTGTCGACGCCTAG
- a CDS encoding cysteine desulfurase family protein → MRHYLDHAATTPLRPEARDAWLDASEMVGNASSTHGAGQDARRLLEEARERSAAVLDCDPIEVVFTSGGTESINLALQGLWQARPVGTDAIVMPEAEHHATVDTIEALVAAGAVLRAVPVFRTAAIDGRVFADQLPGAALATALVANNEAGTINDAAELASSAAQALVPLHLDAVSALGHLPLSFRGLRGDAPDALGLVAMSVAGHKIGAPVGVGALVVARTARLSALLRGGAQQRGLRAGTQDVAGAAAFATALELAESERESETTRLAAMRDRLVDGILTRVPQAELLGDSSRRLPGNAHILFPGAVGESLLFLLDTAGIAASTGSACQAGVAEPSHVVMAMGRSEQDARSVLRFSLGRTSTDADIDAVLAAIADAYARASGSGSAARS, encoded by the coding sequence ATGCGGCACTATCTCGACCACGCGGCCACGACACCCCTGCGCCCTGAGGCGCGGGATGCATGGCTCGATGCGAGCGAGATGGTCGGGAACGCATCGTCGACCCACGGCGCGGGGCAGGATGCGAGGCGCCTGCTCGAGGAGGCGCGCGAGCGCTCAGCTGCAGTGCTCGACTGCGATCCCATCGAGGTCGTCTTCACCTCGGGCGGCACGGAGTCGATCAATCTCGCGCTGCAGGGACTCTGGCAGGCGCGGCCCGTGGGGACGGATGCGATCGTGATGCCGGAGGCCGAGCATCACGCGACCGTGGACACGATCGAGGCTCTGGTCGCAGCGGGAGCGGTCCTGCGCGCTGTACCGGTATTTCGCACGGCGGCGATCGACGGGCGAGTGTTCGCCGACCAGCTTCCCGGAGCAGCGTTGGCAACCGCCCTGGTCGCCAACAACGAGGCGGGGACGATCAACGACGCCGCTGAGCTCGCCTCGTCGGCCGCGCAGGCTCTCGTGCCCCTTCACCTCGATGCGGTGTCGGCGCTCGGTCATCTCCCACTGTCCTTCCGAGGGCTGAGAGGCGATGCCCCGGATGCGCTGGGGCTGGTCGCGATGAGCGTCGCAGGACACAAGATCGGAGCGCCGGTCGGTGTCGGCGCGTTGGTCGTCGCTCGCACCGCTCGGCTCTCGGCGCTCCTTCGCGGTGGCGCGCAGCAGAGAGGGCTCCGCGCCGGGACGCAGGATGTGGCGGGCGCAGCCGCGTTCGCCACCGCGCTCGAACTCGCGGAGTCCGAGCGGGAGTCGGAGACGACTCGACTCGCAGCGATGCGCGACCGGCTGGTCGACGGCATCCTGACACGAGTGCCGCAGGCTGAGCTGCTCGGCGACAGTTCGCGACGCCTCCCCGGCAACGCCCACATTCTCTTCCCCGGTGCGGTGGGGGAGAGCCTGCTCTTCCTGCTCGATACGGCAGGGATCGCCGCGTCGACCGGATCGGCGTGCCAGGCAGGAGTCGCAGAGCCGTCGCATGTGGTGATGGCGATGGGGCGCAGCGAGCAGGATGCCCGCAGCGTGCTCCGGTTCTCGCTGGGCCGCACCTCCACAGACGCCGACATCGACGCGGTTCTCGCCGCTATCGCCGACGCCTATGCGAGAGCGTCCGGCTCCGGCTCGGCTGCGCGCTCGTAG
- the glgX gene encoding glycogen debranching protein GlgX — MPAIRDITVPGGTALDNLGVRLHDGVGTLRVWSQNASSIELVVFDATDLDWVIDQADLARLPGGIWEVTTELLQPGTRYAIRVGGPHGPGNTFNPETLLLDPYARGLAQGDGYEEWRSVVIVDGFDWGESVKPRIPLDRTVIYEGHLKGLTKRQPDVPPALHGTYAGLAHPAMIEYFHSLGITSIELLPVQAFVPEPRLLERGLTNYWGYNTLNFFTPHNAYATEDARKGGPEAVLAEFKGMVRLLHEAGLEVILDVVYNHTSEEGLGGPRSSLRGIDNASYYRQDASGAYIDTTGCGNTLDTSSDAGARLVLDSLRYWAQEMQIDGFRFDLAAAIARDDSHTYTPEHPLLTAIANDPILSETKLIAEPWDVGMGGWQTGNFPNGWMEWNDRYRDRVRNFWLSDIDYARRASAPVGIGGFATRLAGSSNTFAAERGSLASINFVTAHDGFTLHDLVSYDVKHNEANGEQNRDGADMNRAFNHGIEGPTDDPTILAARRKAMRNLLGTLLLSAGIPMLTAGDEVGRTQRGNNNAYAQDSSLTWLGWDAEPWQEDLRAHVARLIQLRSENPALRPSRYARLGEHIPNASVMDWFDQNGETMESEQWTDPGNRTLQYVAASTPDREAANRILLIVHGTESPIDVRLPEELEDATRFVSLWSSADERPDAGGEVFAPGDILPIPGTSMRLFRVE; from the coding sequence ATGCCCGCGATCCGAGACATCACCGTGCCCGGCGGTACTGCACTCGACAACCTCGGTGTGCGCCTTCACGACGGCGTCGGAACCCTCCGCGTCTGGTCGCAGAACGCGTCCTCCATCGAGCTCGTCGTCTTCGATGCCACCGACCTCGACTGGGTGATCGATCAGGCCGACCTCGCCCGCCTTCCCGGCGGCATCTGGGAAGTGACCACGGAGCTGCTCCAGCCGGGAACCCGGTACGCGATCCGCGTAGGAGGGCCGCACGGTCCGGGCAACACGTTCAACCCCGAGACCCTCCTGCTCGATCCCTATGCCCGTGGTCTCGCGCAGGGCGACGGCTACGAGGAGTGGCGCTCCGTCGTGATCGTCGACGGGTTCGACTGGGGAGAGTCCGTCAAGCCGCGGATCCCGCTCGACCGGACCGTGATCTACGAGGGGCACCTGAAGGGTCTGACCAAACGCCAGCCCGACGTGCCGCCTGCTCTGCACGGCACCTATGCCGGGCTCGCGCACCCGGCCATGATCGAGTACTTCCACTCTCTCGGCATCACCTCGATCGAGCTGCTTCCCGTTCAGGCCTTCGTGCCGGAGCCGCGGTTGCTCGAGCGCGGCCTCACCAACTACTGGGGGTACAACACCCTCAACTTCTTCACGCCGCACAACGCCTACGCGACAGAAGATGCCCGCAAGGGCGGCCCTGAGGCCGTTCTCGCCGAGTTCAAGGGCATGGTGCGACTGCTGCACGAAGCCGGACTCGAGGTCATCCTGGACGTCGTGTACAACCACACGTCTGAGGAGGGCCTCGGCGGTCCTCGCTCGAGTCTTCGCGGCATCGACAACGCGAGCTACTACCGACAGGACGCGTCCGGCGCGTACATCGACACGACGGGGTGCGGCAACACGCTCGACACCTCGAGCGATGCCGGCGCGCGACTCGTGCTCGACTCGCTGCGCTACTGGGCGCAGGAGATGCAGATCGACGGGTTCCGGTTCGACCTCGCCGCCGCGATCGCGCGCGACGACTCGCACACCTACACACCGGAGCATCCGCTGCTCACCGCGATCGCCAACGATCCGATCCTCAGCGAGACCAAGCTCATCGCGGAGCCGTGGGACGTCGGCATGGGCGGGTGGCAGACGGGCAACTTCCCGAACGGCTGGATGGAGTGGAACGACCGCTACCGCGACCGGGTGCGGAACTTCTGGCTGAGCGACATCGATTACGCGCGTCGTGCCTCCGCCCCGGTCGGCATCGGCGGCTTCGCCACGCGTCTCGCCGGCTCCTCGAACACCTTCGCCGCCGAGCGGGGCTCGCTCGCGAGCATCAACTTCGTCACGGCGCACGACGGGTTCACGCTGCACGACCTCGTGTCGTACGACGTCAAGCACAACGAGGCGAACGGCGAGCAGAACCGCGACGGTGCCGACATGAACCGTGCGTTCAACCATGGCATCGAGGGGCCGACCGACGACCCGACCATCCTCGCCGCCCGTCGAAAAGCGATGCGCAACCTGCTCGGCACCCTGCTGCTGTCTGCGGGCATCCCGATGCTCACCGCAGGCGACGAGGTCGGGCGCACCCAGCGCGGCAACAACAACGCCTATGCGCAGGATTCGTCGCTGACATGGCTCGGATGGGACGCGGAGCCGTGGCAGGAAGACCTGCGCGCGCACGTCGCTCGACTGATCCAGCTCCGTTCGGAGAACCCCGCCCTGCGCCCGAGCCGATACGCCCGACTCGGCGAGCACATCCCCAACGCCTCGGTCATGGACTGGTTCGACCAGAACGGCGAGACGATGGAGAGCGAGCAGTGGACGGACCCCGGTAACCGAACGCTCCAGTACGTCGCGGCCTCGACACCCGACCGTGAGGCGGCCAACCGGATCCTCCTCATCGTGCACGGCACGGAGTCGCCCATCGACGTGCGCCTCCCGGAGGAACTCGAGGATGCGACGCGCTTCGTCTCGCTGTGGTCGAGTGCCGACGAGCGCCCGGATGCCGGTGGCGAAGTGTTCGCCCCGGGCGACATCCTGCCCATCCCCGGCACCTCCATGCGACTCTTCCGCGTGGAATGA
- a CDS encoding alpha-1,4-glucan--maltose-1-phosphate maltosyltransferase, producing MSSTSPKALRSPAQIPSRPLGPVSDGDGLVATRIPLVGGTPAVPGGFAPKAFVGEVVPFSVVAFREGHDLIGVQLRLTSPDGEETLHRLTPFLDGTDRWGAEIAIDLQGRWSFRFEAFSDDFATWAHAAEVKVAVGVDVPVMAALGAELLTRAAAEKDRPAAQRRRLRDIAAALAGGDAATTTAASTDPELAGFFRDRPLTTLRSASAVHTLLVERTAAGVGAWYEFFPRSEGAKHLKDGTVKSGTFRTAAKRLPAVAAMGFDVIYLVPVHPIGTTNRKGRNNTLTTEPGDPGSPYAIGSADGGHDAIHPELGKPADFRAFVRAAKNEGLEVALDLALQASPDHPWVDEHPEWFTTLPDGTIAYAENPPKKYQDIYPLNFDNDPAGIYQEMLRIVQHWVREGVKIFRVDNPHTKPLQFWEWLIATVNAQDPDVIFLAEAFTRPAVMRALAAVGFQQSYSYFTWRNTKAELEEFLTSVAHETSDYMRPNLFVNTHDILTEYLQFGGRAAYRIRACIAATAAPVYGVYAGYELFENVARPGSEENIDNEKYEFKFRDWEGAEEAGDSLAPLLRRLNAIRRAHPALRQLRNLAVHWSDDDSVLVYSKHLDAAFTGTGESDTLLVIANVDPHSVRETTVHLDTTIWGVPLGEQFEVEDLLTGAVWTWADHNYVRLDAFAEPVHILKVRRRS from the coding sequence ATGAGCAGCACCAGTCCGAAGGCTCTCCGAAGCCCCGCACAGATCCCGTCGCGCCCGTTGGGGCCCGTCTCGGACGGCGACGGGCTCGTCGCGACTCGCATCCCTTTGGTCGGCGGCACCCCCGCCGTGCCAGGCGGTTTCGCACCCAAGGCCTTCGTCGGCGAAGTGGTGCCGTTCAGCGTGGTCGCCTTCCGCGAAGGGCACGACCTCATCGGCGTGCAGCTCCGGCTGACCTCACCCGACGGCGAGGAGACGCTTCACCGCCTGACCCCTTTCCTGGACGGGACCGATCGCTGGGGTGCCGAGATCGCGATCGACCTTCAGGGTCGCTGGTCGTTCCGCTTCGAGGCGTTCTCCGATGACTTCGCGACCTGGGCGCATGCCGCCGAGGTGAAGGTCGCCGTTGGCGTCGATGTACCGGTGATGGCGGCGCTCGGCGCCGAGCTGCTCACGCGCGCAGCGGCCGAGAAGGACCGTCCCGCCGCTCAGCGCCGACGTCTCAGAGACATCGCCGCAGCGCTGGCCGGCGGCGATGCGGCGACGACGACCGCTGCCTCGACCGATCCCGAGCTCGCGGGATTCTTCCGGGACCGGCCGCTCACGACACTGCGTTCCGCGTCAGCTGTGCACACGCTGCTGGTCGAGCGGACTGCAGCGGGCGTCGGCGCATGGTACGAGTTCTTCCCCCGCTCAGAGGGAGCGAAGCATCTCAAAGACGGCACTGTCAAGAGCGGAACGTTCAGGACGGCCGCCAAACGCCTTCCCGCGGTCGCCGCGATGGGATTCGACGTCATCTATCTGGTGCCCGTCCATCCGATCGGGACGACGAACCGCAAGGGTCGGAACAACACACTGACGACCGAACCAGGGGACCCGGGTTCGCCGTATGCGATCGGCTCTGCCGACGGCGGACACGACGCGATCCACCCCGAGCTCGGCAAGCCCGCCGACTTCCGCGCGTTCGTGCGAGCCGCGAAGAACGAGGGTCTGGAGGTCGCTCTCGATCTCGCGCTGCAGGCCTCTCCGGACCACCCCTGGGTCGATGAGCACCCGGAGTGGTTCACGACCCTCCCCGACGGCACCATCGCATACGCAGAGAACCCTCCGAAGAAGTACCAGGACATCTACCCCCTGAACTTCGACAACGACCCTGCCGGCATCTACCAGGAGATGCTGCGCATCGTGCAGCACTGGGTGCGCGAGGGCGTCAAGATCTTCCGGGTCGACAATCCGCACACGAAGCCGCTGCAGTTCTGGGAGTGGCTCATCGCCACGGTGAATGCCCAGGACCCGGACGTGATCTTCCTCGCCGAGGCGTTCACGCGCCCTGCCGTGATGCGCGCGCTCGCTGCCGTGGGGTTTCAGCAGAGCTACAGCTACTTCACCTGGCGCAACACCAAGGCGGAGCTCGAGGAGTTCCTCACCAGCGTCGCGCACGAGACCAGCGACTACATGCGACCGAACCTCTTCGTGAACACGCATGACATCCTCACCGAGTACCTGCAGTTCGGCGGACGCGCGGCATACCGGATCCGGGCATGCATCGCGGCGACAGCTGCTCCCGTGTACGGGGTCTACGCGGGCTACGAACTCTTCGAGAATGTCGCGCGCCCCGGTTCCGAGGAGAACATCGACAACGAGAAGTACGAGTTCAAGTTCCGTGACTGGGAGGGTGCGGAGGAGGCCGGCGACTCGTTGGCGCCCCTCCTGCGCCGTCTGAACGCGATCCGTCGCGCGCACCCGGCTCTGCGACAGCTCCGCAATCTCGCCGTGCACTGGAGCGATGACGACTCCGTGCTCGTCTACAGCAAGCACCTCGATGCGGCCTTCACCGGCACCGGCGAATCCGACACGCTCCTCGTGATCGCCAACGTCGATCCGCATTCCGTTCGCGAGACCACAGTGCATCTCGACACCACGATCTGGGGTGTGCCCCTGGGCGAGCAGTTCGAGGTGGAGGACCTGCTGACCGGTGCCGTCTGGACCTGGGCCGATCACAACTACGTGCGCCTCGACGCCTTCGCCGAACCGGTGCACATACTGAAGGTGAGGAGACGATCATGA
- the glgB gene encoding 1,4-alpha-glucan branching protein GlgB, with product MSYVEDAATSSDWAAVAAGAHHDPHAVLGSHPFTDASDRTVTVIRARRPLASSVAAVFRDGSRLELDHVAHGIWEAQHDGAPVPYRIATAYGDDDETISGDPYRHLPTLGDVDLHLIAEGRHERLWQVLGAHAQTVGGETGVAFAVWAPNATAVRVAGEHNGWNGEAHAMRSMGVSGIWELFIPDLAIGTTYKYEIRTRGGSWIFKADPMAQAAQIPPETASVITQSTYDWSDGAWMTRRAATHAVAQPLSVYEVHLGSWRGGLSYRDAAEPLIAHVNEAGFTHVEFMPLAEHPFGGSWGYQVSGYYAATSRFGSPDDLRYLIDRLHQAGIGVIMDWVPGHFPKDAFALAKFDGQPLYEHPDPRRGEHQDWGTLIFDYGRPEVRGFLVANALFWLSEFHVDGLRVDAVASMLYLDYSRNEGEWEPNIHGGRENLEAIRFLQEVNATAYRLHPGVLMIAEESTSFPGVTAPTDHAGLGFGFKWNMGWMNDSLQYIERDPMYRAHHEGEMTFSFVYAFGENYLLPISHDEVVHGKGSLLAKMPGDHWHKLANVRAYLAYMWGHPGKKLLFMGQEFGQLAEWSESRELDWWLLDQPSHAQLQSFVGQLNRTYRAQAPLWERDNDGSSFARLGAPSWDPNVIAFERRDAHGGRVVVISNFAGVERSGHRLALPIAGVWQEILNTDASEYGGRGSGNLGMVVAHSDDDGPAVATLTIPALSTIWLRHEGEPHVPTISHG from the coding sequence ATGAGCTACGTCGAGGATGCAGCTACGTCATCGGACTGGGCGGCGGTGGCGGCCGGTGCCCACCACGACCCGCACGCCGTGCTCGGCTCGCACCCGTTCACCGACGCGAGCGATCGCACCGTCACGGTGATCCGCGCCCGTCGTCCTCTCGCCTCCTCGGTCGCGGCGGTCTTCCGGGACGGGAGCCGACTCGAGCTCGACCACGTCGCGCACGGTATCTGGGAGGCGCAGCACGACGGAGCCCCGGTTCCGTATCGGATCGCCACCGCGTACGGCGACGACGACGAGACGATCTCCGGCGACCCCTACCGCCACCTGCCCACCCTCGGCGACGTCGACCTGCATCTGATCGCAGAAGGGCGACATGAGCGGCTCTGGCAGGTGCTGGGAGCTCATGCACAGACCGTGGGAGGCGAGACCGGCGTCGCGTTCGCCGTGTGGGCACCCAACGCGACAGCGGTTCGAGTGGCGGGCGAGCACAACGGCTGGAACGGCGAAGCACACGCGATGCGCTCGATGGGCGTGAGCGGCATCTGGGAGCTGTTCATCCCGGATCTCGCGATCGGAACGACCTACAAGTACGAGATCCGCACCCGCGGAGGGTCATGGATCTTCAAGGCCGACCCGATGGCGCAGGCGGCGCAGATCCCCCCCGAGACCGCATCGGTGATCACGCAGTCGACCTACGACTGGTCGGACGGCGCATGGATGACCCGCCGTGCCGCGACCCATGCGGTCGCGCAGCCGTTGTCGGTCTATGAGGTGCACCTCGGATCCTGGCGCGGAGGCCTGAGCTACCGCGACGCCGCAGAGCCGCTCATCGCCCATGTCAACGAGGCCGGTTTCACGCACGTCGAGTTCATGCCGCTCGCGGAGCACCCCTTCGGTGGCTCCTGGGGCTATCAGGTGAGCGGGTACTACGCGGCGACGAGTCGTTTCGGCAGCCCCGATGATCTGCGATACCTGATCGATCGACTGCACCAGGCCGGGATCGGCGTGATCATGGACTGGGTGCCCGGGCACTTCCCCAAAGACGCCTTCGCCCTCGCGAAGTTCGACGGCCAGCCTCTCTACGAGCACCCCGACCCTCGGCGCGGCGAGCACCAGGACTGGGGAACCCTCATCTTCGACTACGGTCGCCCCGAGGTGCGCGGCTTCCTGGTCGCCAACGCCCTCTTCTGGCTGAGCGAGTTCCATGTAGATGGTCTGCGGGTCGACGCAGTCGCCTCGATGCTCTATCTCGACTACTCCCGCAACGAGGGCGAGTGGGAACCGAACATCCACGGAGGCAGGGAGAACCTCGAGGCGATCCGCTTCCTGCAGGAGGTGAATGCGACCGCCTATCGCCTTCACCCCGGCGTGCTGATGATCGCGGAGGAGTCGACGAGCTTCCCCGGCGTCACCGCACCGACCGATCACGCCGGACTCGGCTTCGGGTTCAAATGGAACATGGGCTGGATGAACGACTCGCTCCAGTACATCGAACGCGACCCGATGTACCGCGCGCACCACGAAGGCGAGATGACCTTCTCCTTCGTCTACGCGTTCGGTGAGAACTATCTGCTGCCGATCAGCCACGACGAGGTCGTGCATGGCAAGGGCAGTCTTCTCGCGAAGATGCCGGGCGACCACTGGCACAAGCTCGCGAACGTCCGCGCGTACCTGGCATACATGTGGGGGCACCCCGGGAAGAAGCTCCTGTTCATGGGGCAGGAGTTCGGGCAGCTCGCGGAGTGGTCCGAATCCCGCGAACTCGACTGGTGGCTGCTGGACCAGCCATCGCATGCGCAGCTGCAGAGTTTCGTCGGCCAGCTCAACCGCACTTACCGTGCCCAGGCGCCCCTCTGGGAGCGAGACAACGACGGCTCGTCGTTCGCGCGTCTCGGCGCTCCCAGCTGGGACCCGAACGTGATCGCCTTCGAACGCCGTGACGCCCACGGTGGCCGTGTCGTCGTGATCAGCAACTTCGCCGGCGTGGAGCGCAGCGGCCACCGCCTCGCTCTGCCCATCGCAGGCGTGTGGCAGGAGATCCTCAACACGGATGCGTCAGAATACGGCGGTCGAGGATCGGGCAACCTCGGCATGGTCGTCGCGCACTCCGACGATGACGGACCTGCCGTGGCGACCCTGACGATTCCCGCGCTGTCCACCATCTGGCTGCGCCACGAGGGCGAGCCTCACGTACCCACGATCAGTCACGGCTGA
- a CDS encoding tetratricopeptide repeat protein produces MTDISPAALRGAVDLSSLRNRPAAPAAGAQSPATGTDIVVDATDESFGQILELSRTVPVVVDLWAEWCGPCKQLSPIIEKVARELGGKVLLAKVDVDANPQLAQGFRAQSIPMVVALIAGQPVPMFTGAVPEQQVREVFAQLLQLAAQNGVTGTLNVGEASEGQEAPEEPPMPPLHAEAFAAIEAGDYAAAIVAYEKALAENPRDEDAIAGLGQVRLLDRVQHLDLQDARAAAAAQPRDVQAQFDVADLDLAGGHVEDAFGRLLDLFAQLPSDERTPVRERLIELFGLIGAADPRVITARNRLSSLLF; encoded by the coding sequence ATGACCGATATCTCTCCCGCCGCGCTCCGCGGAGCTGTCGACCTCTCTTCTCTGCGAAACCGCCCTGCAGCACCGGCGGCAGGCGCGCAGAGTCCCGCTACCGGGACTGACATCGTGGTCGATGCGACCGATGAGTCGTTCGGCCAGATCCTGGAGCTCTCTCGCACGGTGCCGGTCGTCGTCGACCTCTGGGCGGAATGGTGCGGCCCGTGCAAGCAGCTGAGCCCGATCATCGAGAAGGTGGCGCGCGAACTCGGCGGCAAGGTCTTGCTCGCCAAGGTCGACGTCGATGCGAACCCCCAACTCGCTCAGGGGTTTCGTGCGCAGTCGATCCCGATGGTCGTCGCACTCATCGCCGGCCAGCCAGTCCCGATGTTCACGGGTGCGGTTCCCGAGCAGCAGGTCAGAGAGGTCTTCGCGCAGCTGCTCCAGCTCGCGGCTCAGAACGGTGTGACGGGCACATTGAATGTCGGCGAGGCCTCCGAGGGGCAGGAGGCTCCGGAGGAACCGCCGATGCCGCCGCTGCACGCCGAGGCATTCGCTGCCATCGAGGCGGGCGACTACGCTGCGGCGATCGTGGCGTATGAGAAGGCTCTCGCAGAGAATCCTCGCGATGAGGATGCGATCGCGGGCCTGGGCCAGGTTCGTCTGCTCGACCGTGTGCAGCATCTCGACCTGCAGGATGCGCGGGCTGCCGCTGCGGCCCAGCCACGAGATGTCCAGGCGCAGTTCGACGTCGCCGACCTCGACCTCGCCGGTGGTCACGTCGAGGATGCGTTCGGACGGCTGCTCGACCTCTTCGCTCAGCTTCCCTCAGACGAGCGGACGCCGGTCAGAGAGCGTCTGATCGAGCTCTTCGGACTGATCGGCGCTGCGGACCCTCGCGTCATCACCGCGCGCAACAGGCTTTCCTCGCTGCTCTTCTGA